TTAGCTTGCCGGGCACCGTAATCAAATGTATCGCTCGTATATTTGTAAATACGGCCGTTGCAGGTTAAGCTCACTTTGAATTTTATTTCAGGTATACCCTCTGGCATCGAAGTCCGGTCTGTATCGCGTGTTGTGGTGTAACTAAAATTGGTAAAATTAAGCCCCGGCATTACGGATGATATATCGCGATGAAGCTGCTCCATCCAAAGATGAGGTTCGTCCGGATACTTTTTAAGATCGAGCGTTTTGCCACGTTTGCAATAGCGGTTTAATTCGTTACCCGATTCTATAACACCATTTTTAATATCGTTTTGGAGCTGTGTAAATGACGAATCGCTTACAATACCGGTTTTATGCAATTGTTCGGCAACCGGTAACAATTTGCCTGGCGTCAGCCACTCCAGTCTTGAACTCATTTCTGCCAAGCTGCCAACCATCTGTACATCCATCAAATAACTATTACTGTCTATACTTTTTAGCGTACGCGTATAAACTTTATCGGTTAGCAAACCTGCCTTCCTGATATTATTCAAAAGCAGGCGAAGAGAAGTATTAATGCTGTCCTGGCTTGTTTTATTGACAAAGGTATTTCTATAAGAAACAAAAACGCTGCCTACTTTATGCGAACTTATATGGAATATTTTTTGCAGTATGATACTTTGCAAACCCCAAAGAATAGCCACGCGAGAAGAAGCGTAGCCCTTATGTCTGCTGATCTCCTTGTTCAGCACCGGTCGCTGTTTGACGGTTATAATCCGGTATTTAATAAGGCTGTCAATAGCCGCGGTTGGCGACTGCCCCCAAACTTGGTTAAACAAACTGCAAAAAATGATCAGGGTGATAAGGTAACGTTTCATAACAGGCATGAAGATAAACATTATCACGGGATTTATTTAATATTTAGTTCCCCGCCCGCTCCCGATTCGCCGAATCGGATGATTATGCCTGTAGTTTGTAACTACAGCAATCATGTCATTTAATCTCGATAATAATGAGCCAATTGGTTACATAACTATTGTAGCCATTGGCTGGCTTAAGGCATTTCTGTAGTTGCTAACTACAGAAATAGCAGTTCGAAGGGATACTTCGAACTGCTTCGGCCAAGGCATAGTTTCTTAAGACTTCGACCTGTGTTCCCGATCAACCCTATTTCAACTGCTCTCCAAAAAAATCAATAGTACGCTTCCAGGCCAGTTCGGCGGCGGCTTTATCATACCGGGGGGTGGTGTCGTTATGAAAGCCATGGTTTACGTTTTGGTAAATAAATGTCTGGTACTTTTTGCCGTTCTCTTTTAGCGCCGCCTCATAGGCCGGCCAGCCCTCGGTAATCCTGGTATCCAACGAGGCATAATGCAGCATCAGCGGCGCATTAATTTTAGGTACATCTGCAGCAGCGGGCTGGGCACCGTAAAAAGGGACGGCAGCTGCCAAATCGGGCACGCGTACAGCCATGGTATTGGCAATACCTCCGCCGAAACAAAAACCTACCACACCTACCTTGCCGTTACAATCTTTATGGTTTTTAAGGTAATTGAAAGCTGCTATAAAGTCTTCTTCCATTTCGCCTTTATCGCGCTTGCTTTGCAGGGCACGGCCGGCATCGTCATTGCCCGGATAGCCGCCCAGCGGTGTAAGTGCATCTGGGGCGAGTGAAATAAAGCCCGCCAGGGAGGCCCTTCGGCCTACATCTTCAATATAGGGGTTTAAGCCGCGGTTTTCATGAACTACAATGATCCCCCCAAGCTTATTCTTAGCCTCAGCCGGTTTTGATAGCAAGCCTTTTATTGTCCCGCCGCCTTTTGGCGATGGATAATTGATATATCCTGATGTTAAGCGTGGATCATCGGGTTTAATTTGCACGTTGCCCTGGTAGTCGGGCATCAGGAAACTCATCAGGGCGGGTACAGTTAAGCCGCCAACTGCATAAAGCGAAAGCCTTTGCACAAAATCGCGTCGGTTAAGCCGGTTGTGTGCATAATCGTCATACAGGTCGAACACCTCCTGTTTAATGTCGTCTTTGTTTATCTGGCTCATAAAAAGGTTTTAGTCAAATTTAGCAATTCGGGGTAATGGGTTTGTTATTCAATTGGCAACAGCTTTGCTACGTACAGATGTTTTAATTATTTTGAGATATATAGTACGGACGAAGCCGATAGTAGGAAATAAGTTTAGCCCGATGCTGAGTAGTGAGGTGAAAAATATAAATTGTTGCTGTGAAGGTTGCTTATGCAGTATTAGTAACCATTCGCAAAAATACGGGAAGCAATGTAAATTATAAACACAAAAAGCCCGTTGGCTTAAGTTCAACAGGCTTTTTGTGTGGCGCGTTTATAGCAAAGGCTTTCTCTTGTACCTTTTGGCAAGGATTTTTGCAGCCTCGGTCTTTTCCTGTTTGATAGTTTTAGGGTCGCGCATTTCTTTGGTGGCCTCGTTCTTTTCTTTTTCCCTGGTTTCCATGGTGCAGTGTTTTAATTGTTATTAAGATAAGTTTCTTTTAGGTTAATTTGTTTTGATTTTTGAGTATTATAATGTCATTTTAATATCAAAAACAGAAACGTTTTTAATTTATTAGACTGTTTTTTTGCTTCAATCTATATATTACACGAATGTATTAAATATATAGTTAATAAAGAAGAGAAATAAATAAAAAAATAGGGCTAACTAATTATGGATGTGTAGATTACAGATATGTTGATTTTAGATGTGAAAATTGCTATCTGAGTTCAGACACCATCTGCACATCTTAAATCTGAAATTTGCACATCTGAAACCTCATTGTTAGTATTTCTATGCTAATCTTACTTTCCCCTTTCGGCACAAAACCTTAATTTCGCTGTTTCAAGAAAAAGAGGAAAAGATTTTGGATTATTTACAGGGTTTAAACCCCGAACAAAGGGCAGCAGTAGAGCAAACCGAAGGGCCGGTAATGATTATTGCCGGCGCCGGATCGGGCAAAACAAGGGTGATCACTTACCGGGTAGCACACCTTATCCGCAAGGGTGTTGATCCGTTTAATATATTGGTTTTAACATTTACCAACAAAGCCGCCCGCGAAATGCGCGAGCGTATCACGCATGTAGTTGGCCCTGAGGCCAAAAACATCTGGATGGGCACCTTTCACTCGGTATTTGCCAAAATTTTACGCGTAGAGGCCGAAAAAATTGGTTACCCCAGCAACTTTACCATTTATGATACAGACGATAGCAAAAGTGTATTGCGCGCCATTATCAAAGAGCTGAACGTAGATGATAAACTGTATGCGGTGAATTTTGTGCTTAACCGTATTTCGGCATCAAAAAATAACCTGATATCATTCAGGGAATATAACAAGAACGAGCAGATACAGGCCGATGATACGGCTACAGGGCGTGGGCAGTTGGGGAAAATTTACGAAATGTATGCTACCCGCTGTTTCCGTGCCGGCGCCATGGATTTTGACGATTTGCTTTACAAAACCAATGAGTTACTTAAATTGCACCCCGATGTGCTTAACAAATACCAGCACAAGTTTAAATACCTGATGGTTGATGAGTACCAGGATACTAACTTTTCGCAATACCTTATTGTGAAAAAACTGGCCGCTGTTAATGAAAATTTATGTGTTGTGGGTGATGATGCGCAAAGTATTTACGCTTTCCGTGGGGCAAATATTCAAAATATCCTGAATTTTGAGAAGGATTACCCCGATTTGAAGGTGTTTAAACTGGAGCAAAACTACCGGTCGACCCAGAATATTGTGAATGTTGCCAACAGCATCATCAGTAATAATAAAGAGCAGCTTAAAAAGAACGTTTTTAGCGAGAAAGAAGCCGGCGATAAAATAAAGATAATGCGTGCCTTCAGTGATAACGAAGAGGGCAAAATGGTGGCCGAGGCTATTATGGAAGACAGGAGTCGGCTGGGGAAAAAATGGAACGATTTTGCCATCCTGTACCGCACTAATGCCCAGTCGCGCTCAATGGAGGAGGCGTTACGAAAGTTGGGGGTGCCTTATAAAATTTACGGAGGACTATCATTTTATCAGCGTAAAGAGATCAAGGATTTAATCTCCTATTTCCGCCTCACGTTTAATCCCAATGATGAGGAAGCGCTGAAACGCGTTATTAATTACCCCAAACGCGGCATTGGCGATACCAGTGTTGACAGAATTATTGTAAGTGCCGATGCGCACCAGGTAACCCCCTGGGAGGTAATTGCCGAACCGGCTAAATATTATGATGGTAAGCCGCCATCGACCCTTGCTGCCTTTGCAACCATGATTCAAAGCTTCCAGGTGCTGGCCAAAACCAAATCAGCCTACGAGTCGGCTTTGTATATTGCGCAGCACTCAGGGCTTTTAAAAGACCTGTATGAGGATAAATCTGTAGAGGGGCTTAACCGTTACGAAAATATACAGGAGTTGCTGAACGGTATCAAAGAGTTTAGCGAGCGCGAGGATATTGAAGAGAAAGGCCTGGATGTTTTTATGCAGGATATTGCCCTGCTTACCAACGATGATAAGGATAAAGATAAGGATGCCGATACGGTATCGCTAATGACAATCCACTCATCAAAAGGGCTTGAGTTTTCGCAGGTGAACGTGGTGGGGCTCGAAGAAAACCTTTTCCCATCGCAAATGTCGCTCAACTCGCGCAGCGACCTGGAAGAAGAGCGACGTTTGTTTTACGTAGCTGTAACCCGTGCCGAATCAAAACTTACCATTAGCTATGCCACATCACGTTTTAAGTTTGGAACGCTTATTAGCTGCGAACCAAGCCGCTTTTTGGATGAGATAGATGCCAAATACCTTGAGCTTGATTATAGCGCCAAACCAACAACCAGCAACAACCCGTTTTTTGATGACGAGCGCAAAGCCTGGACCGGCGGGGGCAATAAACAACCTGATGCTTTCTCGAAACCGAAACCTGCAACATCGGCACCTGTAAAAACAACATCAATATTGGCCAAGGCACACGTGGTATCGGCTGGGTTTAAACCATCAGATACCTCAAACCTGCAGGTAGGTATGGAGGTAGAGCACGAACGCTTTGGCTTTGGCAAAGTGTTGAGCCTGGAAGGTAGCAAACCCGATGTTAAGGCCACTATCTTTTTTAAAGAAATAGGCCAAAAACAACTGTTGCTAAAATTTGCTAAACTGTATATAATTAACAATATAAACTAACAGTTAATTCCGATTTTGTGGAATTGTTTCCCCAATCACACCAATTTCGCCACATAGATTGTGTTGAGACGACACAGATTTAAAGGTAAATTAATGATGGCATAACGTTTGGATATGTTTTAATAATTAATTTATTATTGATACCCCAAATGAGCGAGAACACAAAAAAGAAGACAAATAAGTTTGTCGGCAAAAACATTCGTACCCTACGCCACCAGCACGGCTGGAGCCAGGAAGATGTAGCAAACCGTTTAGGCATTTCTATCCCTGCCTTTTCAAAAATTGAAACTGGGGTCACGGATATTAACCTCTCGCGCCTGGAACAAATTGCAAACATATTTGAGCTTAACGTAGTTAACCTGCTTGCACTTGATGCCGAAGAAATTGATCTTACACCATCCAACCTTAGCGTTGCCCAAAAGAAGCTGGTTGATCGTGAAACTGAGATTGCAAATTTGCAACGTAAAGTAATCTTACTTTATGAAGAATTGCGCAATAAAAGCGCTGTAGCCGTATAAATTTAATAGCTGTGTTGTAAATCTTACACATCCGGGTTTACCATACACTAATTGCTACACATTGCTCATCCGTTTTTTTTTGCTATTAAATATTGATTAATAATATTTAATAGCAGGAAACATTTGTAAAATTTATAGGCGATATAAACATAAAAGTTTTATATCGCCTATAAATTTTAGGTTTTGGAGTAAAAATTGTGGCATGTTTTTCACCCTGAAAAACATGCTCAATATGTCTAATTACCTGATTTCCATCTCTAAAAACGAAGCTTTAAAAAATGGTACTATTCATGATCCGCACAGTAAGCTTAAAGTTAAAGCTTTTGATATGTTGCGCTCTACTTTTAAACCCCGTAAAGGCGAAATAACGTTTTTTGTTACGGCAGGCGATGAAACCCTCGCATTTGAAACCCAAGGCTACAAAAGGCACCGCCAGTTGCTTATACTGCAAATGATATCATGGTACTGCATTTACCTGGGGCTTTTTGAAGCCCAGATCCATAGTACGCTGCCAATGGCCTTTAATTTTAATTAGTTGCAACGGTTTTATTTAGATATCCGGACGTTTGATTTTGTATTTTTAATGAATTTAAAGCTTTTGTAGTGTAACAATGCTAAGTTGTGAGCCATTAACCGAATTCGTTTATTTGATTAAAACTGAAAATTACCCGGTATACAAAAGTGGCTTAACTTTAGATAATTGCAACTCGCCTTTTTATTGTTTCGAATGCCCGCGCTGATTTTTTTAACCGATCAGCTTGCGCCGGATTTTGGTGGGCTGTGCAGCATATCGCTCATCTCGATGATTTTTTCATCAATTTCGGATACACATCTATCCATCATGGCTATACATTCTTTTTCGTCTACAAGTCCTTCTTTTTCAAGGTTGATAAGGCCACGCAGGGTAGCTATAGGCCCCCGTATCTGGTGCGATAGGTAAGAGGAGTGTTCAGATAATTTACGGTTTTTGATCTGGAGGTCTTTGGTTCGCTCATCTATGATCTCTTCAAGGTGGTGGTTTATACGGTCAAGATTGTCTTTCTGCCTTGATACTTCGCCATTAAGTAGTGTAAGTTGGGCATTTGTTTTTGCCTTACGTTTTACGTTGCCAAACAACAACCCTATTACAACAAGTAAAAGGCCTGCAACTACTGTTACAGCCCAAAATTTGGTACGGTCATACGCCTGTCGTTCGGCAATGCGTTCGTTCTCTTTTATCTGTTCCTCCTGCTTTCGTGTGGCCTCAATCAGCTTCATTTGTACCGATGTATTTGTTTTAAAAGTAGCGCTATCAATTTTATATATTTCGCGCAGGTAAAACATGGCCTTTGCGTAGTTTTTACGGTTATATTCCAGTTCGTATGTGGTATGTTTGTAATCGTATTCCAGTTTAGGGTCTTTTACCAGCCGGGTATAGTTTATGCCTTCGTTTACTATATTTTCGGCCTCATCAAATTTTTTCTGGTTCATGTACAACGATGCCAGCGTTAAATCAATACTGGCTATTGATTCGTTTAAATCCTGTCGTTTGGCGTTCGAATTAGCTTCCAGTAACATCACTAAAGCCTTATCATATTGCCCCAGCTTAAAATAAACCACACCAATATTTTGTGCGCATTGCACCAGGTTCACCGAGTCTTTTAGCGATTTAAAAATAGATTGGCTGTTATTGTAATATTTAAGTGCCTGGCTGTAGCTGTTTTTGCGGGTATAAACGTTGCCCAAATTAAGATTAAGCGAGGCAATTAAACGGATATCGTTTATTTTGTTGGCGATGGCCAGGGATTTAAAAAAGTAATCGAGTGATTTGTTGCTGTCATGGTCACGATAAAGATTTCCCATGTTATTATACACTTTGGCTTCGCCGCCCAGGTTTCCGGCCCTGGTAAAAAAAGTAGCGGCGCTTAAATAATTTTCAAATGATTTTTCGGGCTGATCAAGGTAATAATTGGCCAGGCCCAACACGCGGTATGCCTCGGCTATACCATTGTTGTAATTTAATTTACGCGCCAGGTCCATGGCTTTGGTAGCATCAATAACTGTTTGTTCAGGATCGGTTAAACGATTTGCCAGCGCCTGTTTATTGATGCGGATAATTTCATTCGTATCTGCCTTTGCATCTCCATCAAGATCCTTCGCGTATAAGGCAAATGTGGTAAGAAAAAATAAAAGAAATGTGATGGTTCTTTTCATTAAAGCGCTGTTACAATATATTGAAAGTGAAAGTTATAAATTATACCGAAATATATTAGCAATCCTTAAGAAAAAGATGTTGATAATTATTTTATGAATTTTTCTTGAAAATTAAAAAACATATCTATATTTGTCTTGTTAATTGATTGATATACAGTTTATTAAATTACTGTAATGTGAATTTAATAATATTTTTTTAGCATAAAAATGACGTTTAAAACTGCTTTTAGGCAGTGAAAAATATCAAGAAATATTATATGTGTGTTAATATGCTGCCTGTTGCTTAAATATAATTGATAAAGTATAAAGTTGCTTTGTTGATAATTGCGGGATTTTATGTTTAAAACTAACAATTTAATTTTATAAAATATGTACAATTTGGGTACAAAAATGTAACAATTTTTAACAGTAGTGCGCATTATTTGGCAAAAAGAAGAGGATAAAATATAACTGGGAGATTTTACAGGCTATCAAAAAAAGCCTTTACAAATTGTTGGATCTATATGATTAATTAATACTTAAAGTAATATAATTTTAATATAAAATATTTATAAATATGAAAAAATTGACACTCTTAACATTGCTTGTAGCAAGCACAGGAGTTTTATCATCGGCGATTTTGGTTTCGCAAAAAAGAGTTGAGCTGCCGCAGGCCGCGAGTTTCATAAAAGTAGATTCGGGCTTTAAAAAAGACCTGGCAAATGCCGATTGATTATCAGGCAGCGCAACGGAAAAAAATAATTGGACTACACAAGTACACAAAATATATAATGATCATGAAAAAATTCATCACCCTCACCCTGGCAGTTTTATTCACCGCGGTTATTTCGTCTTGTAAAAAGCAAACTATAATCCGCGAAACGGCGTCACTGCATTCGTACGAAAACAGTGCACGCAGGGATCTTGGCAGTGCAGATTAATTTTCAAAATGATCAGTAAAAACATTTAAGAACTCAAAAATTAAAAACGAAATGAAAAAGTTCATCATCATAACCCTTGTTAGCTTAACCGCTGCAACAGGTATTTTATCATCACAAACTACTGTTAAACAAACTGCAAAACCAGAAGCTATTTCCCTTGCACCGTCAATATCGGGTTTCAAAAAGGATTTAGGCCAGGCCGACTAAATTATATACATCAATAACATTCACAATCAAACAAAATACTACATCCCCTTTCTTCAAATAAAAATCATGAAAAAGCAATCAATTATAGCAGCATTAGCACTAAGCACTATCCTTACATCATTTGTAAGTGCAGATAAAAAAACAGCAATCTTATCATCCAGTCAAACAGCTTTCACCGGCGGTCCAAAAAGAGACTTGGGTAATGCAGATTTCACCGGCGGTCCAAAAAGAGATTTAGGCAATGCTGACTTCGCATTCACTGGCGGCCCCAAAAGGGATTTGGGCAATGCAGATTTCACAGGTGGCCCAAAAAGAGATTTAGGTAATGCTGATTTTGCTTTCACCGGCGGTCCAAAAAGAGACTTAGGTAATGCCGATTTCACCGGTGGTCCAAAAAGAGATTTAGGTAATGCAGACTTTGCATTCACCGGTGGTCCAAAAAGAGATTTGGGTAATGCTGATTTCGCATTCACCGGCGGCCCCAAAAGAGATTTAGGTAATGCAGATTTCACTGGTGGTCCAAAAAGAGATTTAGGTAATGCTGACTTCGCATTCACCGGCGGTCCAAAAAGAGATTTAGGTAATGCTGATTTTGCTTTCACCGGTGGTCCAAAAAGAGATTTGGGTAATGCAGATTTCACCGGCGGTCCAAAAAGAGATTTAGGCAATGCTGATTTCGCATTCACAGGTGGTCCAAAAAGAGACTTAGGTAATGCTGATTTCACAGGTGGTCCAAAAAGAGACTTAGGTAATGCCGATTTCACAGGTGGTCCAAAAAGAGATTTAGGCAATGCTGATTTCGCATTCACTGGCGGCCCCAAAAGAGATTTGGGTAATGCAGATTTCACAGGTGGTCCAAAAAGAGACTTAGGTAATGCCGATTTCACAGGTGGTCCAAAAAGAGATTTAGGCAATGCTGATTTCGCATTCACTGGCGGCCCCAAAAGAGATTTGGGTAATGCAGATTTCACTGGTGGCCCAAAAAGGGATTTAGGTAATGCTGATTTCGCATTCACAGGCGGCCCCAAAAGAGATTTGGGTAATGCAGATTTCACAGGCGGCCCCAAAAGAGATTTGGGTAATGCAGATTTCACAGGTGGTCCAAAAAGAGATTTAGGTAACGCAGATTTCACAGGTGGCCCAAAAAGGGATTTAGGTAATGCTGACTTTGCATTCACCGGTGGCCCTAAAAGAGACTTGGGTAACGCAGATTTCACTGGTGGTCCAAAAAGAGACTTGGGTAATGCAGATTTTACCGGTGGCCCAAAAAGAGATTTAGGCAATGCTGACTTCACAGCATAATTGTCTCTCCATTTTGACAGCTTATAACAACACCACAACATGAAAAAGATCATCATCGCAATAGCCATCATATTAACATCAGGAATTACAGCCTACTCATTAAATAATAAGGAAACAAAGGCAACTCCCGATACTACAAAAAACCAAACCGTGTCATTCACTGCTAAAGCAGGTCACGGTCCCAAAGCTGACCTGGGCACTGCCGATTAATTAACGTGGGCCGATGTGCTCTTCAGCTTTTAAAGGTACAGGCGTTCGTTTTCCCGAAACACTTTTATATTCCCTGGATATTTCGGGGAATTTGTGTTTGATAGGGCGCTTGGTTTTGTAACGTCCGTCGTTATGCAGCGTTCGCCCAAATCAATAAACATCAATATATTTGCGCCAAACTAAATACCATGCAGCACATAAAGCAATATGTTGATGAGCACAGGCAACGTTTACTCGACGAATTATTTGCCCTTTTGCGTTTCCCTTCGGTTAGCGCCGACCCCAAATACAAAACAGATGTTTTAAATACTGCCGACCATGTAGCCCAAAAGCTGCGCGACGCAGGCGCCGATAATGTAGAAGTATGCCAAACGGCCGGCTATCCCATTGTTTACGGCGAAAAGATAATTGATGCCGCAAAGCCAACCGTGCTGGTTTACGGACATTATGATGTACAACCAGCCGATCCTATTGAACTTTGGCACACACCTCCGTTTGAGCCAACTGTGCGCGATGGTAAAATTTATGCCCGCGGCGCCTGCGATGATAAAGGCCAGTTTTATATGCATGTAAAAGCATTTGAGCTGATGATGCAAACAGATACCTTGCCCTGCAATATTAAGTTTATGATTGAGGGCGAGGAAGAAGTTGGCTCATCAAACTTATCCATATTTGTTAAGGCCAATAAAGAAAAACTGAAAGCCGATGTGGTGCTGATATCGGATACGTCGATGATCAGCATGGAGCATCCGTCATTAGAGACCGGCCTGCGCGGGTTATCGTATGTCGAGGTAGAAGTTACCGGCCCTAACCGCGATTTGCATTCGGGCGTTTATGGTGGAGCGGTGGCTAATCCTATTACTATCCTGAGTAAAATGATTGCCGCTATGCATGATGAAAATAACCATATCACCATCCCCGGCTTTTACGACGAAGTAATTGAACTTACCCCGGCCGAACGTACTGCCCTTAACAACGCACCTTATGATGAGGCTGAGTACAAGAAAGATCTTGATGTTGTTGAACTTTGGGGCGAAAAAGGCTATTCAACATTTGAACGAACAGGTACGCGCCCTACCTTAGAGGTTAACGGCATCTGGGGCGGTTACATTGGCGAAGGCGCCAAAACGGTATTGCCATCAAAGGCCCACGCAAAAATATCTATGCGCCTGGTACCTAACCAAACATTTGAGCAGATTACTGAACTGTTTACTAAACATTTCCTGAGTATAGCCCCAGCCAATGTAAAGGTGAAAATAACACCGCATCACGGCGGCGAACCCGTCGTAACGCCAACAGATAGCATTGCCTACAAAGCCGCTCAAAAAGCCATCGCCGAATCATTTGGCAAAGAACCTATACCTACACGCGGCGGCGGTAGTATTCCTATTGTGGCCCTGTTTGAAGCCGAACTTGGCCTTAAAACAGTGTTAATGGGCTTTGGTTTGGATAGTGATGCGCTGCACTCACCCAACGAAAAAT
The genomic region above belongs to Mucilaginibacter sp. KACC 22773 and contains:
- a CDS encoding dipeptidase; its protein translation is MQHIKQYVDEHRQRLLDELFALLRFPSVSADPKYKTDVLNTADHVAQKLRDAGADNVEVCQTAGYPIVYGEKIIDAAKPTVLVYGHYDVQPADPIELWHTPPFEPTVRDGKIYARGACDDKGQFYMHVKAFELMMQTDTLPCNIKFMIEGEEEVGSSNLSIFVKANKEKLKADVVLISDTSMISMEHPSLETGLRGLSYVEVEVTGPNRDLHSGVYGGAVANPITILSKMIAAMHDENNHITIPGFYDEVIELTPAERTALNNAPYDEAEYKKDLDVVELWGEKGYSTFERTGTRPTLEVNGIWGGYIGEGAKTVLPSKAHAKISMRLVPNQTFEQITELFTKHFLSIAPANVKVKITPHHGGEPVVTPTDSIAYKAAQKAIAESFGKEPIPTRGGGSIPIVALFEAELGLKTVLMGFGLDSDALHSPNEKYDIFNYYKGIETIPLFHKYFAELSEA
- a CDS encoding helix-turn-helix domain-containing protein, with product MSENTKKKTNKFVGKNIRTLRHQHGWSQEDVANRLGISIPAFSKIETGVTDINLSRLEQIANIFELNVVNLLALDAEEIDLTPSNLSVAQKKLVDRETEIANLQRKVILLYEELRNKSAVAV
- a CDS encoding ATP-dependent helicase, with protein sequence MDYLQGLNPEQRAAVEQTEGPVMIIAGAGSGKTRVITYRVAHLIRKGVDPFNILVLTFTNKAAREMRERITHVVGPEAKNIWMGTFHSVFAKILRVEAEKIGYPSNFTIYDTDDSKSVLRAIIKELNVDDKLYAVNFVLNRISASKNNLISFREYNKNEQIQADDTATGRGQLGKIYEMYATRCFRAGAMDFDDLLYKTNELLKLHPDVLNKYQHKFKYLMVDEYQDTNFSQYLIVKKLAAVNENLCVVGDDAQSIYAFRGANIQNILNFEKDYPDLKVFKLEQNYRSTQNIVNVANSIISNNKEQLKKNVFSEKEAGDKIKIMRAFSDNEEGKMVAEAIMEDRSRLGKKWNDFAILYRTNAQSRSMEEALRKLGVPYKIYGGLSFYQRKEIKDLISYFRLTFNPNDEEALKRVINYPKRGIGDTSVDRIIVSADAHQVTPWEVIAEPAKYYDGKPPSTLAAFATMIQSFQVLAKTKSAYESALYIAQHSGLLKDLYEDKSVEGLNRYENIQELLNGIKEFSEREDIEEKGLDVFMQDIALLTNDDKDKDKDADTVSLMTIHSSKGLEFSQVNVVGLEENLFPSQMSLNSRSDLEEERRLFYVAVTRAESKLTISYATSRFKFGTLISCEPSRFLDEIDAKYLELDYSAKPTTSNNPFFDDERKAWTGGGNKQPDAFSKPKPATSAPVKTTSILAKAHVVSAGFKPSDTSNLQVGMEVEHERFGFGKVLSLEGSKPDVKATIFFKEIGQKQLLLKFAKLYIINNIN
- a CDS encoding dienelactone hydrolase family protein, coding for MSQINKDDIKQEVFDLYDDYAHNRLNRRDFVQRLSLYAVGGLTVPALMSFLMPDYQGNVQIKPDDPRLTSGYINYPSPKGGGTIKGLLSKPAEAKNKLGGIIVVHENRGLNPYIEDVGRRASLAGFISLAPDALTPLGGYPGNDDAGRALQSKRDKGEMEEDFIAAFNYLKNHKDCNGKVGVVGFCFGGGIANTMAVRVPDLAAAVPFYGAQPAAADVPKINAPLMLHYASLDTRITEGWPAYEAALKENGKKYQTFIYQNVNHGFHNDTTPRYDKAAAELAWKRTIDFFGEQLK
- a CDS encoding tetratricopeptide repeat protein; protein product: MKRTITFLLFFLTTFALYAKDLDGDAKADTNEIIRINKQALANRLTDPEQTVIDATKAMDLARKLNYNNGIAEAYRVLGLANYYLDQPEKSFENYLSAATFFTRAGNLGGEAKVYNNMGNLYRDHDSNKSLDYFFKSLAIANKINDIRLIASLNLNLGNVYTRKNSYSQALKYYNNSQSIFKSLKDSVNLVQCAQNIGVVYFKLGQYDKALVMLLEANSNAKRQDLNESIASIDLTLASLYMNQKKFDEAENIVNEGINYTRLVKDPKLEYDYKHTTYELEYNRKNYAKAMFYLREIYKIDSATFKTNTSVQMKLIEATRKQEEQIKENERIAERQAYDRTKFWAVTVVAGLLLVVIGLLFGNVKRKAKTNAQLTLLNGEVSRQKDNLDRINHHLEEIIDERTKDLQIKNRKLSEHSSYLSHQIRGPIATLRGLINLEKEGLVDEKECIAMMDRCVSEIDEKIIEMSDMLHSPPKSGAS